Proteins found in one candidate division WOR-3 bacterium genomic segment:
- the ftsE gene encoding cell division ATP-binding protein FtsE, with protein MIEFDNVSKTYQNKWPALVNVSFKVEKGEFVFITGPTGAGKTTILKLIYAEELPTTGKVIVNNKNISLIKKKELPFYRRNIGIIFQDFKLLYDRTVYENLEFVLKAIDIKGDEIREKIIRTLTRLGLAHKKDCYPYQLSGGEQQKVAIARALVKDPEIILADEPTGNIDEEASKEIINIFKEINLMGTTVIMATHHSELPQLLKKRRLHIISGRIAYD; from the coding sequence ATGATTGAATTTGATAATGTTTCGAAAACCTATCAAAATAAATGGCCCGCATTAGTTAATGTTTCTTTTAAAGTCGAAAAAGGAGAGTTTGTCTTTATTACCGGTCCTACTGGTGCCGGAAAAACAACTATTTTAAAATTGATTTATGCCGAAGAATTGCCCACCACTGGGAAAGTAATTGTTAATAACAAAAATATTTCTTTGATCAAGAAAAAGGAACTTCCCTTTTATCGACGAAATATTGGAATTATCTTTCAGGATTTTAAACTGCTTTATGATCGAACAGTTTATGAAAATTTAGAATTTGTTCTAAAAGCAATTGACATTAAAGGAGACGAGATAAGAGAAAAAATTATTAGAACCCTAACCCGTTTGGGATTAGCCCATAAAAAAGACTGTTATCCTTATCAGTTATCAGGTGGTGAACAGCAAAAAGTAGCAATTGCCCGAGCATTGGTAAAAGATCCGGAGATAATCTTGGCCGATGAACCCACTGGTAATATTGATGAAGAAGCGAGTAAAGAAATCATCAACATTTTTAAGGAGATAAATTTGATGGGAACAACCGTAATTATGGCTACTCATCATTCAGAACTACCCCAACTATTAAAGAAAAGAAGATTACACATCATCTCCGGAAGAATTGCCTATGATTAG
- a CDS encoding OFA family MFS transporter — protein sequence MFKNRWFIMIGAILIQLCLGAIYAWSVFRKPLQGAPLNLTPTQATLPFAFVLIFFALATIVGGRWQDKKGPRVVAITGGILLGLGLILSGLTKSFLGILLSYGILSGIGIGFAYVCPISVGVKWFPDMRGLITGISVAGFGAGALIVAPIARSLIDTINVFNTFIVLGIVFLILVIIGALILRNPPEGYKPEGWTPPPTSQATTYSYSPLEMLSTYQFYLIWLIYFFGCATGLMIIGQTSPIGQDLAKLTKETAAFAVSLLAIFNAFGRIFWGKISDWIGRMKALFLIFLICGIAVFLYTIIPSLPFYYWLGVSLVGLCFGGYLAVFPAVTADFYGTKNVGMNYGLVFTAYGVGGLLGNIFAPQVLERTKSYNLAFIVAGILCILGAIITFFIKQPKRKE from the coding sequence ATGTTTAAAAATCGCTGGTTTATAATGATTGGCGCCATTTTAATTCAATTATGTTTAGGCGCCATCTATGCCTGGAGTGTATTTAGAAAACCATTACAAGGTGCGCCCCTAAATCTTACACCAACCCAAGCAACATTACCATTTGCCTTTGTTCTGATATTTTTTGCCTTAGCAACAATAGTTGGTGGTAGATGGCAGGATAAAAAAGGACCAAGAGTTGTTGCGATAACTGGTGGCATACTTCTCGGCTTAGGACTTATCTTATCAGGGCTCACCAAGTCTTTCTTGGGAATTTTACTATCTTATGGTATACTTTCAGGTATTGGTATTGGTTTCGCTTATGTCTGTCCAATTTCAGTCGGTGTCAAATGGTTTCCGGATATGCGGGGATTAATCACCGGAATTTCTGTTGCCGGCTTTGGTGCTGGTGCCTTAATCGTTGCACCCATTGCCCGTAGTCTAATTGATACTATCAATGTCTTTAATACCTTTATTGTATTAGGAATAGTCTTTCTAATTTTAGTAATAATTGGTGCTTTGATTTTAAGAAATCCACCAGAAGGCTATAAACCCGAAGGTTGGACTCCGCCACCAACTTCCCAAGCAACTACTTATAGTTACTCTCCTTTGGAGATGCTTAGCACCTATCAATTCTATTTAATTTGGCTTATTTACTTCTTTGGTTGTGCTACTGGTCTAATGATAATTGGTCAGACCTCACCAATTGGTCAAGATTTAGCAAAATTAACAAAAGAGACCGCTGCCTTTGCTGTTAGTCTTCTTGCCATTTTTAATGCCTTTGGCAGAATCTTTTGGGGAAAAATTTCTGACTGGATTGGCAGAATGAAAGCCCTCTTCTTAATTTTTCTGATTTGTGGAATTGCTGTTTTTCTATACACAATAATTCCTTCTCTTCCTTTTTATTATTGGCTTGGTGTCTCTTTAGTGGGCTTATGTTTTGGTGGTTATTTAGCGGTCTTTCCGGCAGTTACTGCTGATTTCTACGGAACAAAAAATGTCGGAATGAATTATGGACTTGTTTTTACTGCTTATGGAGTTGGTGGACTTCTTGGTAATATCTTTGCTCCGCAAGTTTTAGAAAGGACAAAAAGTTATAATTTAGCCTTTATTGTTGCTGGAATTTTATGTATTTTAGGAGCAATAATCACCTTTTTTATTAAACAACCAAAAAGAAAGGAGTAA
- a CDS encoding AIR synthase family protein: MLPKIGKIDKEVFDRIIFPHLGKFNQKVLIKPMHGVDAGVIEIDEEKVMVVACDPTFGMPVIMPFFGFLIVHICASDVAVLGVKPEYLTISLLLPPGTDIKTLEEFWRQISLECEKLGIAIVGGHTGVYPGISYPLNGGCTVWGFGKKEELTPPNNAQIGDKIVITKGPAIEAAGILAYQAEDKLKQVINKELIEKAKKLIWEMTVVKDALIARKYANAMHDATEGGLLNGVYEIAEASKVGVIIYEEKIPILEEVKVICDYFKINPLISISEGTLIITLPPEKTADLIKELKENGISAWEIGEVIERKRVFIKKDGKEEELRPVKVDPFWDAYFSVL, from the coding sequence ATGTTGCCCAAAATTGGCAAAATTGATAAAGAAGTTTTTGACAGAATTATTTTTCCTCACTTGGGGAAATTTAACCAAAAGGTTCTTATTAAACCAATGCACGGAGTTGATGCGGGAGTAATTGAAATTGATGAAGAAAAAGTAATGGTAGTTGCTTGCGACCCAACGTTTGGTATGCCGGTAATAATGCCTTTCTTTGGTTTTCTTATCGTTCATATCTGTGCCAGTGATGTTGCGGTTTTAGGTGTGAAGCCAGAATATTTAACAATATCACTTCTTTTGCCTCCCGGAACCGATATAAAAACCTTAGAGGAATTTTGGAGACAAATTTCCTTAGAATGTGAAAAATTAGGGATCGCAATTGTTGGTGGTCACACTGGTGTTTATCCAGGAATTAGTTATCCTTTAAATGGCGGTTGCACAGTATGGGGGTTTGGTAAGAAGGAAGAATTAACACCTCCCAATAATGCTCAGATTGGTGATAAAATAGTAATTACTAAAGGACCAGCAATTGAAGCAGCAGGAATTTTGGCATATCAAGCCGAAGATAAATTAAAACAGGTTATTAATAAAGAATTGATTGAAAAAGCAAAGAAACTAATCTGGGAGATGACTGTTGTGAAAGATGCTTTAATTGCCAGAAAATATGCCAATGCGATGCACGATGCAACTGAAGGCGGACTTTTGAATGGAGTGTACGAAATTGCCGAAGCCAGTAAGGTAGGTGTAATAATTTATGAAGAGAAAATTCCAATTTTAGAAGAAGTGAAGGTCATCTGTGATTATTTTAAAATTAACCCATTAATCTCAATAAGTGAAGGAACATTAATTATTACTCTTCCCCCAGAAAAGACAGCAGATTTGATAAAAGAGCTTAAAGAAAACGGAATTTCTGCCTGGGAGATTGGCGAAGTTATTGAAAGAAAAAGAGTTTTTATAAAAAAGGATGGTAAAGAAGAGGAACTTCGACCAGTAAAAGTGGATCCCTTTTGGGATGCCTATTTTAGTGTTTTATGA
- a CDS encoding Rrf2 family transcriptional regulator: protein MKVTTVLRYGLRLMIQMGKNYQKEPLSLKLIAKKQKIPIKYAEKIINLLLKAGLVRSVRGKEGGYLLASKPKEIKLLAIFKALDGEVSLVDCVLNPQICKRSKYCEARRLWRLLSENWKKILSTLTLKDLLKGR, encoded by the coding sequence ATGAAAGTAACGACCGTTTTACGTTATGGATTAAGATTGATGATTCAGATGGGTAAGAATTATCAAAAAGAGCCGTTATCCTTAAAGTTAATTGCTAAAAAGCAGAAAATACCAATTAAGTATGCCGAAAAGATTATTAATCTTCTTTTAAAAGCTGGTTTGGTAAGGAGTGTGAGAGGAAAGGAGGGAGGGTATTTACTTGCTTCAAAACCAAAGGAGATTAAATTATTGGCGATCTTTAAGGCTTTGGATGGTGAAGTATCTTTAGTTGATTGTGTTTTAAATCCCCAAATCTGTAAAAGGTCAAAATATTGTGAGGCAAGGAGGTTATGGCGATTGTTGAGTGAAAATTGGAAGAAAATACTTAGCACTTTAACATTGAAAGATTTATTAAAAGGGAGATAA
- a CDS encoding malic enzyme-like NAD(P)-binding protein, with the protein MKKVKKKAKREVRKRTVKKIVKKAKEKVLTKEELIEKAKKPGEDALKLHPFYKGKVKITAKCAIRSFDDFAIWYTPGVAEPCKDIFRNPEKVWEHTNRGNLIAVLTDGTRVLGLGDIGPEASLPVMEGKALLFKYLGGVDAVPIAVGTKDPDKFIEVAKLLEPSFGGYNLEDIAQPKCFYILDTLRKELNIPVWHDDQQGTAAVTLAGLINALKIVGKDVKKVRIGMIGAGAAGTACL; encoded by the coding sequence ATGAAAAAAGTTAAGAAGAAAGCAAAAAGAGAGGTTAGAAAGAGAACCGTAAAGAAAATTGTAAAAAAAGCAAAAGAAAAGGTTTTAACAAAAGAAGAATTAATTGAAAAAGCAAAGAAACCAGGCGAAGATGCCTTAAAACTTCATCCCTTTTATAAAGGAAAAGTGAAAATTACTGCTAAATGTGCGATAAGAAGTTTTGATGATTTTGCTATTTGGTACACACCAGGAGTTGCCGAGCCTTGTAAAGATATCTTTAGAAATCCGGAAAAGGTTTGGGAACATACCAATCGAGGGAATCTTATTGCTGTTTTAACTGATGGTACAAGAGTTTTAGGACTTGGTGATATTGGACCGGAGGCATCTTTGCCAGTAATGGAAGGAAAGGCATTACTTTTCAAATATCTTGGTGGTGTAGATGCTGTGCCAATTGCAGTAGGAACGAAGGATCCTGATAAATTCATTGAAGTTGCCAAATTACTGGAGCCCTCTTTTGGTGGTTATAATTTAGAAGATATCGCCCAACCAAAATGTTTTTATATCTTAGATACTTTAAGGAAGGAACTTAATATTCCTGTTTGGCATGACGACCAGCAAGGAACTGCTGCTGTAACCTTAGCAGGATTAATCAATGCTTTAAAAATTGTTGGTAAAGATGTTAAAAAAGTTCGGATAGGAATGATTGGTGCTGGTGCTGCTGGTACTGCTTGTTTAA
- a CDS encoding peptidoglycan DD-metalloendopeptidase family protein produces MKKLKFFSLLSLFLILFAQEGATQEEIEKNKQELLEIRKKLKQVEERLENLKKEEKGILKMIETIDEKTNLTRKLINQFITTIKNYENLINELEKEIKTTEAKINEKEKDIDKLVILLYKIKTRLPLEIYFSNKSLPEIYAKLINLNYIAKENQNQIYELANLKKKLEKDKRELLMAYEEIKTLKEEKENEEKKLKERKEEQRRLLNKIRSEKGEQEKLQQELKEAEKRLSDLIAELERKRIKRKLPPGAHYLEKEKNNLPWPVKGKIISYFGSLSHPKYQTKIKNQGIDIQTEFGTKVIAIAPGRIVYADRFRGYGNMVIIDHGEGYYTVYSNLSEIAVRVGQEVKAQEAIGLSSEYLHFELRKEGQPVNPLEWLSR; encoded by the coding sequence ATGAAAAAATTAAAATTTTTCTCATTATTATCTTTATTTTTAATTCTTTTCGCCCAAGAAGGAGCCACCCAGGAAGAGATCGAAAAGAATAAGCAGGAACTTTTAGAAATTAGAAAAAAGTTAAAACAGGTTGAAGAGCGATTAGAAAATCTAAAGAAAGAGGAAAAAGGAATCTTAAAGATGATTGAAACGATCGATGAAAAAACTAATTTGACTCGAAAATTAATTAACCAATTTATTACCACTATTAAAAATTATGAAAATTTAATTAACGAATTAGAAAAAGAAATCAAAACTACTGAAGCAAAAATTAACGAAAAAGAAAAAGATATTGACAAATTAGTTATTCTTTTATACAAAATTAAAACTCGGTTACCTTTAGAAATTTATTTCTCCAATAAATCTTTACCAGAAATTTATGCTAAATTGATAAATCTCAATTACATCGCTAAAGAAAACCAAAATCAAATTTACGAGTTGGCCAATTTAAAAAAGAAATTAGAAAAAGATAAAAGAGAATTGTTAATGGCTTACGAAGAAATAAAAACTTTGAAAGAAGAAAAAGAGAACGAAGAGAAAAAATTAAAAGAACGAAAAGAAGAACAAAGAAGACTTTTAAACAAAATTCGTAGCGAAAAGGGTGAACAAGAGAAATTACAACAGGAATTAAAAGAAGCAGAAAAACGATTGAGCGATTTAATTGCTGAATTAGAAAGAAAAAGAATAAAAAGAAAGTTACCTCCTGGTGCCCATTATTTAGAGAAAGAAAAAAACAATCTTCCTTGGCCAGTGAAAGGTAAAATTATCAGTTATTTTGGCAGCCTTTCTCATCCCAAATATCAAACAAAAATCAAAAATCAAGGAATTGATATTCAAACTGAATTTGGCACCAAAGTGATCGCCATTGCTCCTGGTAGGATTGTTTATGCTGATCGATTTCGGGGATATGGTAATATGGTGATTATTGATCATGGCGAAGGTTATTACACCGTCTATTCCAACCTCTCGGAAATAGCAGTGCGAGTAGGCCAAGAAGTGAAAGCCCAAGAGGCAATTGGACTTTCCTCGGAATACCTTCATTTTGAATTAAGAAAAGAAGGACAACCAGTAAATCCTTTAGAATGGTTAAGCCGGTAA
- a CDS encoding B12-binding domain-containing radical SAM protein, protein MKRALLINPWIYDFKAYDFFLKPLGLLYLASYLRENNFEVDLIDCLDRNHPLILKNFKIKKDKYGRGKFPYTFIEKPEIYKNVKRRYKRYGMPLNLFYEILENLKQPDYIFITSVMTYWYLGTFEMIKILKERFKKPIILGGIYPTLYYEHAKKYSHADIVVKGRFEEELPKYFDNLKRKDFFSLPYPAYDLYKKLDYVCILTSIGCLYNCPYCAVKYLINSYQIRKAENVLEEIKYYKRREIKNIVFYDDALLLNPEFKRLLKLIIEERLELNFHTPNGLHPRYLDEETCHLMKKANFKTIYLSLETTDFSLQMKLGNKVKTEEFLKAYHNLINAGFLPNEIEVYLLIGLPNQSIESIRKSIEFLLPLKVKIHLAEYSPIPYTKFAENLSFINEPLLTNNAIFPCLNEKEREEIEELKSWFHQVSNKV, encoded by the coding sequence TTGAAAAGAGCATTACTTATTAATCCGTGGATTTATGATTTCAAGGCCTATGATTTCTTTTTAAAACCTTTAGGTCTTTTATATCTGGCAAGTTATTTAAGAGAAAACAATTTTGAAGTTGATCTTATCGATTGTCTCGACCGTAACCATCCGTTAATCTTAAAGAACTTTAAAATAAAAAAAGATAAATACGGAAGAGGAAAATTTCCTTATACTTTTATTGAAAAACCAGAGATTTATAAAAATGTGAAAAGAAGATATAAAAGATATGGCATGCCACTCAACCTTTTTTACGAAATATTGGAAAATTTAAAACAACCTGATTATATTTTTATTACTTCGGTGATGACCTATTGGTATTTGGGAACTTTTGAAATGATAAAGATTCTTAAAGAAAGATTTAAAAAACCAATTATTCTGGGAGGGATTTATCCCACTCTTTATTACGAACATGCTAAAAAATATTCCCATGCCGATATTGTAGTTAAAGGTAGATTTGAAGAGGAACTTCCTAAATATTTTGATAATTTAAAAAGAAAAGATTTTTTTTCGCTTCCCTATCCCGCTTATGATTTATACAAAAAACTTGATTACGTTTGTATTTTAACTTCTATTGGCTGTCTTTATAATTGCCCCTATTGTGCTGTAAAATATTTGATAAATAGTTACCAAATAAGAAAGGCTGAAAATGTTTTAGAAGAAATAAAGTATTATAAAAGAAGGGAAATAAAGAATATTGTTTTTTATGATGATGCCCTTCTTTTAAATCCGGAATTTAAGAGATTATTGAAATTAATTATTGAAGAGAGATTAGAACTTAATTTTCATACTCCTAATGGACTTCACCCTCGTTATTTAGATGAAGAAACTTGCCATTTAATGAAAAAAGCAAATTTTAAAACTATTTATTTAAGTTTAGAAACCACTGATTTTTCATTACAAATGAAATTAGGTAATAAAGTAAAAACTGAAGAATTTTTAAAGGCTTACCATAATCTAATAAATGCTGGTTTTTTACCAAATGAAATAGAAGTCTATTTATTAATTGGTTTACCAAATCAAAGCATTGAATCAATAAGAAAAAGTATTGAATTCTTATTGCCTTTAAAGGTAAAAATTCATTTAGCCGAATATTCACCCATTCCCTATACCAAGTTTGCCGAAAATCTTTCTTTTATTAACGAACCTCTTTTGACTAATAATGCTATCTTTCCTTGTCTCAACGAAAAGGAAAGAGAAGAGATAGAGGAATTAAAATCGTGGTTTCACCAAGTGAGTAATAAAGTTTAA
- a CDS encoding permease-like cell division protein FtsX, with product MISFIFKESLRGIKKKPLPFFLSTFAFGLCLLIILIFFLLTYNLFLSLKIAYDKIEIYAFLDEKVSFSTIKDKINLIDGVEEVKYISKDEALKILKEELKEEASFLDALERNPLPPSLRIRISPKAKQVAEIKRIEDKLKLIPGIKDVWAGEELVSRLVRVLNNIIYIDIGILIVVAISVIFIIFQNIEQSLFIRQREIEIMQLVGAKDYFIKAPFYLEGILEGILGGIFSFILLFIIYQIMSLSVMTFNFPTLLILIFAVLFGAFLGGIGANLALNRILK from the coding sequence ATGATTAGTTTTATTTTTAAAGAAAGTTTAAGAGGAATTAAGAAAAAACCCTTGCCCTTTTTTCTATCTACTTTTGCTTTTGGTCTCTGTCTTTTGATTATTTTAATATTTTTTCTTTTAACTTATAATCTTTTTCTTTCTTTAAAAATTGCCTATGATAAGATTGAGATTTATGCTTTCTTGGATGAAAAAGTTTCTTTTTCCACAATAAAGGATAAAATCAATTTAATCGATGGAGTGGAAGAAGTAAAATATATTTCTAAGGATGAAGCCTTGAAAATTTTAAAGGAAGAATTGAAAGAAGAAGCCAGTTTTTTAGATGCTTTGGAAAGAAATCCTTTACCACCTTCTTTAAGAATAAGAATTTCTCCTAAGGCTAAACAAGTAGCCGAGATTAAAAGAATTGAAGATAAGTTAAAATTAATTCCTGGAATAAAAGATGTTTGGGCAGGAGAAGAATTAGTTAGTCGATTAGTGAGAGTGTTAAATAATATTATTTATATTGATATTGGCATTTTGATCGTTGTTGCCATTTCCGTAATTTTTATCATTTTTCAAAATATTGAACAGAGTCTTTTTATTCGCCAGAGGGAAATTGAAATTATGCAATTAGTGGGAGCAAAAGATTATTTTATTAAAGCACCTTTTTATTTGGAAGGTATTTTAGAAGGTATTTTGGGAGGGATCTTTTCGTTTATTCTTCTATTTATTATTTATCAAATAATGAGTTTAAGTGTAATGACTTTTAATTTTCCAACGCTCCTTATATTAATTTTTGCTGTTCTTTTTGGTGCTTTTCTTGGCGGCATTGGTGCTAATCTTGCTTTAAATCGAATTTTAAAATGA
- a CDS encoding thiamine-phosphate synthase family protein: MKIIKELEKAVKELKKEKRFIYLIPEVRTNFVYGKENMKEIKDIAGVDGRITVVNNKPYPAGKIKFGASDHLARLLIEVRKYNKKYFSAINFKFDRKILKIIKKVAKERKIKIGMIDRKKEPERFKLKDKKSMPWKIAYLYKRYKEIPQIFYETAGLGKEPLFVILGENPREIISIIKEILRYL, encoded by the coding sequence ATGAAAATAATAAAAGAATTAGAAAAAGCGGTTAAGGAACTAAAGAAAGAAAAGAGATTTATTTATTTAATTCCGGAAGTGCGGACAAATTTTGTTTATGGTAAAGAAAATATGAAAGAAATAAAAGATATTGCTGGTGTTGATGGTAGAATAACAGTTGTTAATAATAAGCCTTATCCGGCAGGAAAAATAAAATTTGGTGCTTCTGACCATCTTGCCCGGCTACTCATAGAAGTAAGAAAATATAATAAAAAATATTTTTCCGCAATTAATTTTAAATTTGATAGAAAGATACTAAAGATAATTAAAAAAGTTGCGAAAGAAAGAAAAATAAAAATTGGTATGATTGATCGCAAAAAAGAACCAGAAAGATTTAAGTTAAAAGATAAAAAGTCTATGCCTTGGAAAATTGCCTATCTTTACAAAAGATACAAGGAAATTCCTCAGATATTTTACGAGACGGCTGGTTTAGGAAAAGAGCCTTTGTTTGTTATATTAGGAGAAAATCCCCGGGAGATAATTTCAATAATCAAAGAGATATTAAGATATTTATGA
- the acs gene encoding acetate--CoA ligase: protein MAQAKEIYYPPKELVENSNIKKFMDKHGIKTLEELLEKSQKNIEWWWEENAKELEWFSPWKKVLEWNLPFAKWFVDGKINIVHNALDRHIKTYRKNKVAYIFEGEPGEVEYWSYYKLYKEVNKLANALKKLGIKKGDRVTIYLPMIPQLPIAMLACAKIGAIHSVVFSGFSSQALKDRIIDAEAKVLITADGGYRRGKIVPLKANSDEALKECPTVEKVIVYKRTGENVPMKEGRDLWWHEITEKESDYCETEIMDSEDILYILYTSGTTGKPKGVVHVHGGYAVGTYTTLKYVFDIKDEDIWWCAADIGWVTGHSYIVYAPLMLGATSILYEGAPDYPDPGRWWKIIEREGVTILYTSPTAIRMHMRYGEEWANKYNLSTLRLLGSVGEPINPEAWRWYYKHIGKERCPIMDTWWQTETGSFIVSPLPITPLKPGSATKPLPGFNADVYTSDGKKIKPNENGLAVITSPWPSMLRTLYKDPERYKQVYWSRFPNVYLTGDSCTIDEDGYFWFRGRADEVLNVAGHRLGTAEIESALVAHPAVAEAAVIGIPHEVKGDVPKAFVVLKVGYQPSEELKNELKEWVAKEIGPIARPEDIEFRDKLPKTRSGKIMRRLLKAEALGLPIGDISTLEE from the coding sequence ATGGCGCAAGCAAAAGAGATATATTACCCACCGAAAGAACTTGTGGAAAACAGCAATATTAAAAAATTTATGGATAAACACGGAATTAAAACTTTAGAAGAACTCTTAGAGAAATCTCAAAAGAATATCGAATGGTGGTGGGAAGAAAACGCCAAAGAACTCGAATGGTTTTCTCCTTGGAAAAAGGTTTTGGAATGGAACTTACCTTTTGCCAAATGGTTTGTTGACGGAAAAATAAATATTGTCCATAATGCCCTTGACCGGCATATTAAGACTTATCGAAAAAATAAGGTTGCTTATATCTTTGAGGGTGAACCGGGTGAAGTGGAATACTGGTCCTATTACAAACTTTACAAAGAAGTAAATAAATTGGCAAATGCCTTAAAGAAATTGGGAATAAAAAAAGGTGACCGAGTAACCATTTATTTACCAATGATTCCTCAATTACCAATTGCCATGCTTGCCTGCGCCAAGATTGGTGCTATCCATTCAGTTGTCTTCTCGGGTTTCTCTTCCCAAGCATTAAAAGATAGAATTATTGATGCTGAAGCAAAGGTATTAATTACGGCTGATGGCGGTTATCGGCGTGGTAAGATTGTACCTTTAAAAGCAAATTCTGACGAAGCATTAAAAGAATGTCCAACTGTTGAAAAAGTTATTGTCTATAAGAGAACCGGCGAAAATGTGCCAATGAAAGAAGGTAGAGATTTATGGTGGCATGAGATTACCGAAAAAGAGAGCGATTATTGTGAAACAGAAATAATGGATTCTGAGGATATCTTATATATCCTTTATACTTCGGGAACAACAGGTAAACCCAAAGGAGTTGTCCATGTTCATGGCGGTTACGCAGTGGGAACATACACCACTTTAAAATATGTGTTTGATATAAAAGATGAAGATATCTGGTGGTGTGCGGCAGATATTGGTTGGGTTACTGGTCATAGTTATATTGTTTATGCGCCATTAATGCTTGGTGCTACTTCTATTTTATATGAAGGAGCACCTGATTATCCTGATCCAGGTAGATGGTGGAAAATAATTGAAAGAGAAGGTGTAACTATTTTGTATACCTCACCAACTGCAATCAGAATGCATATGAGATATGGTGAAGAGTGGGCAAATAAATATAATTTATCAACTTTAAGACTACTTGGTTCTGTTGGTGAACCAATTAATCCGGAAGCCTGGCGATGGTATTACAAACATATTGGTAAAGAAAGATGTCCAATAATGGATACCTGGTGGCAGACAGAGACTGGTTCTTTTATTGTTTCGCCCTTACCAATTACACCATTAAAACCTGGTTCCGCGACAAAACCTTTGCCTGGGTTTAATGCTGATGTTTATACTTCTGATGGTAAAAAAATAAAACCTAATGAAAACGGTTTGGCAGTGATTACTTCTCCTTGGCCATCAATGTTAAGAACCTTATATAAAGATCCAGAAAGATATAAACAGGTTTATTGGTCAAGATTTCCTAATGTCTATCTCACCGGTGATTCTTGCACGATTGACGAAGATGGTTATTTCTGGTTTAGAGGAAGGGCTGATGAAGTGTTAAATGTTGCCGGTCATAGATTAGGAACTGCTGAAATAGAGAGTGCCTTAGTTGCCCATCCAGCAGTTGCGGAAGCAGCAGTTATCGGTATTCCCCACGAAGTAAAAGGTGATGTTCCAAAGGCATTTGTTGTTTTAAAAGTTGGATACCAACCTTCTGAAGAATTGAAAAATGAATTAAAAGAATGGGTTGCCAAAGAGATTGGACCGATTGCTCGACCAGAAGATATTGAATTTCGTGATAAACTACCAAAGACAAGAAGTGGCAAAATAATGAGAAGACTGTTAAAAGCCGAGGCTCTCGGCTTGCCGATTGGCGATATCTCTACTTTAGAAGAATAA